Below is a window of Tolypothrix bouteillei VB521301 DNA.
TTCTTCAGAAACTTCATTTTCGTCTAGAGTTAATTGAGTATTCACTACTGAAATCAGATTTTCGTATTCCTCTTGGTTAATAATTTCTAAGTCCTGAGACACTGGTTGAGAGATAAGATTATCTTCACCTTCATCTTCATCCAATTCATCTTCAGCTAAAGGCAATTGAGCATCAACGGTTGGAATGACTTCCTCCTGCAGTTGTTCGTCGTCTTTCCGGTCTTCCTCATCTACGACTTCTAGTGTTTCAGCACTAGTTTGAGAAACAGGGGTTTCTTCTTCTAAGTCCTGAGACACTGGTTGAGAGATGAGATTATCTTCACCTTCATCTTCATCCAATTCATCTTCAGCTAAAGGCAATTGAGCATCAACGGTTGGAATGACTTCCTCCTGCAGTTGTTCGTCGTCTTTCCGGTCTTCCTCATCTACGACTTCTAGTGTTTCAGCACTAGTTTGAGAAACAGGGGTTTCTTCTTCTAAGTCCTGAGACACTGGTTGAGAGATGAGATTATCTTCACCTTCATCTTCATCCAATTCATCTTCAGCTAAAGGCAATTGAGCATCAACGGTTGGAATGACTTCCTCCTGCAGTTGTTCGTCGTCTTTCCGGTCTTCCTCATCTACGACTTCTAGTGTTTCAGCACTAGTTTGAGAAACAGGGGTTTCTTCTTCTAAGTCCTGAGACACTGGTTGAGAGATGAGATTATCTTCACCTTCATCTTCATCCAATTCATCTTCAGCTAAAGGCAATTGAGCATCAACGGTTGGAATGACTTCCTCCTGCAGTTGTTCGTCGTCTTTCCGGTCTTCCTCATCTACGACTTCTGGTGTTTCAGCACTAATTTGAGAAACAGGGGTTTCTTCTTCTGAGTCCTGAGACACTGGTTGAGAGATGAGATTATCTTCACCTTCATCTTCATCCAATTCATCTTCAGCTAAAGGCAATTGAGTATCAACGGTTGGAATGACTTCCTCCTGCAGTTGTTCGTCGTCTTTCCGGTCTTCCTCATCTACGACTTCTGGTGTTTCAGCACTAATTTGAGAAACAGGGGTTTCTTCTTCTGAGTCCTGAGATATTGGTTGGGAAATATTATTGTCATCTTCATCTTCATCCAATTCATCTTCAGCTAAAGGCAATTGAGCATCAACGGTTGGAATTGCTTCCTCCTGCAGTTGTTTGTCGTCTTTCCGGTCTTCCTCATCTACGACTTCTGGTGTTTCAGCACTAATTTGAGAAACAGGGGTTTCTTCCTCTGAGTCCTGAGATATTGGTTGGGAAATATTATTGTCATCTTCATTGAAGATTTGTTGAGCATTTACTGCTTGAATTGCCTCCTTGTCTTCATTGATGACTGTTTCAGTGCTATGTTCTGAGACTTCTACTTCTTCTGTAGGCTGAATAAAAGTTGATTCTTCAGACTCTTTAGTCAGTAATTGAGAACCATCACTAAAAACAGGCTCAGCAACTTCATGTGTTTCTTCTGGATCTTGAGCCATGACCTTCAAGCCTTCATTTTCTGGCTTGACTACACGGTCTTTGATAGCCGCCATAGCTGCTTGCCAATCCATGTTCAATACTGTTACTGGTAATGCTTCAGGCTCTTCATTTTTTTCATTGGTTTCTTCCATAACTAGAAGGAATTCACCAATGCGGACAACATCACCAGACTTGAGTGCATAAACTTGGTCTGTCTCAACAAGTTTATCGTTTACTAACGAGCCATTTATACTACCTAAATCAGAGTAATAGTAATTCCCATCACGCAAGAAGAACTTGCCATGTTGACGACTCACATCAAGACTATCAAGAACTAGACCGGATTTAGGAGAACGTCCAATAATGTACTCGTTGTTTTCATTGGGAATGAAGTTAAGGTTAACTTCGTTGATTTTACCCAAGGTTTCTGCATTCAAAACTCTGACTTTCATCATAAAATCTAACTTTTAATAGATTGACTTGAAGGATATAATTTTGCTTGGAGTGTGGCATATAAAATATGCCTATATCCAAACTAATCATTTGAGGTAATGCGCTTGTACAGAATTAAGTTTTTAGAACAAATTAAGCTTTTATTTGCTGATTAATTTTATTAATTTCTGTTACCCAGCGCTGACGAACTTTATGTTCGAGATTCAAAATTTCATCTTGTGACCAGTGAAAATGGTAAGCAAGAAAAGCTACCTCTTCATATAATTTATTTGAAGGGTAGCTTAAGGCTCCCCCACAAGTTCTAACTCCACTGCAAACTCATTATTGCAATGGGGGCACAAGGCAGGAATGCGTGCATTTCCTTGTTGGTTGACACGATTATAAAATTCTCGCAAATAGGCGATGTCGCGGATGACTAACTTTTCTAAAAAATCAGGAGTGACAGAATTGAGACTACCCAAGCGTGTAATAACTTGTGAAAGCATCACTAAGAAACTATAGCCAGGATTATCCCGAACACTAGGATGCTGTTGGGCTAAAATTTCATCTTTTGCTGTCGCCAAACGCATCACGCCTTGACGATGAACTCTGTTTTGATTATCTGTGATACCTTGCGGAAGAATAAAAGTAAATTCATTGTGCAGAGAATCTTTACGGGACATAGGAGTAAAAAGTAGGGAATAAACAACACAATTAAAGTTAACTAGTGAGGAGCGTCATTGGTCATTTGTCATTCGTCGTTAGTAAGGGTTTCAAGTGTATTTACCTAGTTACCTATGCGTTAATAAGTTGTTCGGTAACTTGAGATGTATCTTTAGCAGATGAAACTTCATTCCCAAAACCATTGATACAACGGTAAAAATCTTGAAGATAATTCATGTCTTGAGCATAAAAGTTTTCTACAACCATAGGGCTAAGTTCAGATAAAGCTCCTAAGCAAGTAATAACACGAGACAAAATGATAATTGTGGCATAGGCTGGATTAGACTTGACGCGAGGATCGCGTAAAGGTGCAATTTCATCTATAGCTGTTGCTAGTCGCATAACTCCTTTACGATGGATGTTACCGTCAGGGTCTACATAACCTTTGGGTAGTGTAAATTCAAACTCTTTTTGAAACATAAAGTTGACCGCTCCCTTTTTGCATGAGTAAATTGCGAAAGTTAATGATTGTTTGTGTTTTTCAGGTTGAAAGGGTTCTAATTTGATGCCACGCGCTTAAAGTTCTCGAAAGCAATTTCTAGTTCTTCAATCGCCATGTCTGCCTTACTAGCATGGAAGTCAGTAATTTTGTAATTGGTGACCCAACCTCTCGAAAATTGCAATCTTGTTTGTACTGTATTGGTAGAGTCTTGGATAGTTAAAGAAAAATCTCTACGTTTATTTGCCCAATTGCCTTGTTGAACATCTTCAAACCAGTTCCAAAGTGTCATGGAGTGGGTGAGACATCTACGAAGATTTATATTCCCCATTTTAACATTACCGGGAATTTTAGTTCTTACAGGAAGACCTTGTTGTGCTGAACCCCACTTACGAGGAGTCACTTCGCAAATTTCAATTAAGTCTTGTGAGTATGTAAATCCCGAACACTCCAGAAAAATGGCATCAATATTTTCTTGAGAACCATTTAGTGATAATTCTACATAGAAGCGATTCGTTAGAAGATTTTCAGGTAATACGCCTACAGCCATTGTTAATACTTGAAGAAATGATGACATCAAGAAGGAAATATTTTGAAAAATGGAGTCATAAACCCGTCTAGAAATTAAATATCTCGGGTCGTCATTAGTCATTCGCCATTTGTAAGGGTTTTAATGCATTATCTGAAAGTTCTGGTAGGGCGCAAGGCATTATGCCTTGACATCTTTTTTACCAGATGTCTATTGCGCCCTGACATCTTTTCTGAAAAGATTAACCAATTCCTTCATGCATTAATCGTATATGCTCAACAACTACACTGTTAGCACCAGCAGATAAATCACCCTCTAGACCGTGATGTATGGGATAACAATTAGTAATAGTAAATTGCATTTTAGGCTGTCCTTGAGTATCTGTTAAAAATACAAGACCTTGACCCTTGTTTTTGGATACTTGTGAAACTCCTCCATTCTGAGGGTTGCATTTTGTAAACCAATCCTTCAAACTGGTATCACCATCTGCAATAACTTTGACTTCAACAGGCTCTGGGTTATTTTGTAAACCAGGTAGAGATTGACGGTTTACGCCTTTATTGTTTCTACCAGTAATTTGCTCTCCAGCAGCTTCTACTGTTCTCGATAGATTGTTAATCGCAAAAATCATTTTACTATTAGGAACATAGGGATCTATAGTTAGATACCAAGTATTCCCACGTAAAGGTTCAGCTTGACCAGCCATATTTTCACTCCTTTTGAAGATAATAAATTACAAACAGTTCGCGAACAATGTCAAAAAGATGGGAGTTTTAGCGTTTTATACCAATTGAAAAACAGATTTCTAGGTGAAATCTCGATCGAAAATCCAAAATGGTATTAGCTTTCATTTTCTGCTTCGTAACCATTCCATTGGCTGATTCGGAAAACAACAAACTCAGCAGGTCTTACAGGACAAACGCCTATTTCAATATATAAACGTCCTAAAAGTCTAGTTTCTGGAGGGTTTAGTTCTTCATCACACTTGACATAAAAGGCTTGTTGTGGTGTAGCTCCAAATAAAGCGCCTTCACGCCATATACGCTCTAAAAAGTTACTAACATTGCGTGTAACACGCGCCCATAGGTCAAAATCATTGGGTTCAAAAACTACCCATTGTGTACCTAATTCCAATGACTTTTCAATATAACTTATGAGTCTCCGCACGCTAATATAACGCCACTCGGTCTTGTCTGGCTCAACTAAAGTTCGTGCGCCCCAAATGCGGATTCCTCGATTGGGAAAGTTGCGAATACAGTTGATGCCAAGAGGGTTTAAAAGCTCTTGCTCGCGGAAATTAGTGTCATAGCTCAGACCGATGACGCCTCTGGGAACTTCATTTGCTGGTGCTTTATAAACTCCTCTAGCTTCATCAACGCGACCCCACACGCCCATTACATGACCAGACGGAGGTATAAGAATTGGTCTACCAGCATTGCGTGGGTTAGGCACTTTTATCCAAGGGTAATAAAGCGCTCCAAACATGGAACGGCGGTTAAAATTGTGTAGCCAATCCACAACTTCTTGCGGTTTGACACGATCTGGTGGTGGATCGAATACGACCATGCGATTGGGTGGGTTGGGAATATCTCCACTAGCAGAACCTTCACACATACTGAGCATCAATTCCATGATGCCGTGAACTTGTTCTAAGTTCATGAGTCCTGCTTCATAGACTCGCATGAGATCGGGGCAAGAAATCATGGTGATTTCATCAATTTCAAACAGCCCCCTTACTCCCGTGCGATCGTCGCGTACTCCTTCTACATCTCGCATAAAGCGATCGGGCGAAGATGGCACAATGGGAGGAGCAAGTTCGTACTGACCGTTCGCTGGTCTTCGTGCTAATGGTCTTCCTGTCGAAGTCGCTTCTACTACAGTGACATACATGGAGTTGCGTAATGCCGTGACCGCATAAGTTCCAACTTGAGGAGGAACTTCAGAGTTCATAGTTAAGTTCTCATACTGTTCGAGAATTTCTTCACCTCGACGGATTTGAAGTGTGAAATACTCCCCTGTATTTGGAGGTGCTTCCCCTTCAACGCCTTCCGGGAGAGCACGAGGCGAACTATCACTAATTAAAATGTTAATTAATCCTCCGGCTGCTTGCTCGGAACGCAAGCTGAGAGTGAGGGATAAACGGTTCCCTCGACCATTGATTTGCACAACAGCTGGTTCTGGCGTTGTTAATTTAGTTGCATTGGGTAATTGAGTTCCAATACTCGCTATCCAACAGCGACCACCACCATTTAGAAAAAAGCCGTAAACTGCAAAAGGTAAGTAAGCGTTGAAGTCAGTGAAACCATCCGAGTTCGGACGAGCAAAATAGTTCAGATATTGCGTCCAATTGGTTATAAGCGTGGGCTTGAAGACTTCAGCGCCGTTTCGCACATCTTCTGTAAAGCCAACAAATCCTGCAACCGCAGTGCTAACACCTTCAATCGGTCTGGCACCCCGGTCAACTTCTTCAATGTAAACACCAGGTGCAAAGTAATCCAGTCTTGCCATGAAAATTTCTCCGTATCAAATCAGTTGTCAGGACGCTTTTGCGTTGCGTCTTTAACGCTGTATGTGTCAGTTCTCTTAAACAGGGGTAAGAAAAACTTCTTTAAATGTGAAAGTGTTGCCATCTACTAAGATGTTGCAATCTTGAGATAAATAACCGGAACAATCAAGTCTGACAACATAATTGCCCAATCGCAAGTTCTCAAAAAAGAACAATCCTTCTTGATTGCTTGTTGCTGACTTTTCCGTTCCCATCAAAGTCACTTTGGTTTCTGCAAGTGGTAAATTTGTCACTGCACTTTTAACAGCGCATGCAATCGAAACCCGCTTGTGGAGCATACGACTGTTACCATTTTTTTCCACTTCTGCGCTCAGACCAACAATTCGTTGCCAAATTAAAGGTACTGAAGTTTTATCCGGCTCAAAGGGTACTGCGATCGTTAAATACAACGCTGGACGCAAAGGAACATTTAAAGCACTCCATAAAGAACCTGCTTCAATAAATGGCGTGGCTGCAACATGTATGAATAAATTGCCAAAACCTCGTAGTTCTGGAGCTAAAAATTCTTCTCGGAGCGAACGGTGACGTAGTAGCAAGGTCAACGCTTCGTTTAAAAGATGATACTCTCCTAAAGCTGTCCGATTCCAAGCAGTCAGTATGAGCGATACATCAAACCAAATCGGTAAAGAACTTACATTAGCAGCTGATAAACCTCCTTCTGATATTCTGCGGTCTATCTGCCTTCCTGTTGATTGCACTTGTATGCTCTCTCTAATATCGTACAGGTAAAGATTTAGAAAAGGGCTTGCACTGTCATCCCGTCTAGTACCAGGAATATTAAAGTCAATTTGCTCCATACTGGTGAGAGAGGTTCCTCCAACCAGAATTTCTGCTAAGGTTTGGAGAAGAGCGATAAGCATAGCGGAAGCAGATAATCTGTATATTTTTAGATTAGAATCAAAACCCTATAAACGTGAATAGACTTTTGGCGAAATTCAGTTGAAGATCGCTTAAATATTGCACCAATTTATTATTTAGCTTAACTGGAACTTTAACTGGGTTATCTTGCCTGGTCAAATCTGATATTTTCATAAAATATAATGAATATGTCATTTGGTTAGATAAATGTTTCTAGAAAAGATGTAAGGGCGCAAAAGGTACAGAAAAAAGCAATTAACCGCAAAAGCAATATTTGAGACTAAACCCATGAGCAAAATATATCAGTTACACAAGTGACAGGCTGTTTTCTAAGCCAGCATCTAACGGTATGCAAACCATACTACAGTTTCAAGATGCGGATGGAGTTCGTTACTTTGACACAGCAGGATTTCCAGGTCGAACTGTAGGATTGAATGAAAATAACTTACACGAGATTGAGTCATTTGAGAACAAAAAGAGATTACTGAAAAATTATTCTTGAAGGAGATACTTCAATGTCAATTGTTTTAACTTTTACAAGCAATACTGTTGTTTTTAGGCAAGATCCCCGAAAACCATCTCAAGATACAGAGCATGCTAGTGTTAATGTCGATGAAACAAATATTGAGTTTTCTTCTATTGAAATCACTGATTTTCAAGGAA
It encodes the following:
- a CDS encoding phage tail sheath family protein, with product MARLDYFAPGVYIEEVDRGARPIEGVSTAVAGFVGFTEDVRNGAEVFKPTLITNWTQYLNYFARPNSDGFTDFNAYLPFAVYGFFLNGGGRCWIASIGTQLPNATKLTTPEPAVVQINGRGNRLSLTLSLRSEQAAGGLINILISDSSPRALPEGVEGEAPPNTGEYFTLQIRRGEEILEQYENLTMNSEVPPQVGTYAVTALRNSMYVTVVEATSTGRPLARRPANGQYELAPPIVPSSPDRFMRDVEGVRDDRTGVRGLFEIDEITMISCPDLMRVYEAGLMNLEQVHGIMELMLSMCEGSASGDIPNPPNRMVVFDPPPDRVKPQEVVDWLHNFNRRSMFGALYYPWIKVPNPRNAGRPILIPPSGHVMGVWGRVDEARGVYKAPANEVPRGVIGLSYDTNFREQELLNPLGINCIRNFPNRGIRIWGARTLVEPDKTEWRYISVRRLISYIEKSLELGTQWVVFEPNDFDLWARVTRNVSNFLERIWREGALFGATPQQAFYVKCDEELNPPETRLLGRLYIEIGVCPVRPAEFVVFRISQWNGYEAENES
- a CDS encoding phage tail protein, with translation MTNDDPRYLISRRVYDSIFQNISFLMSSFLQVLTMAVGVLPENLLTNRFYVELSLNGSQENIDAIFLECSGFTYSQDLIEICEVTPRKWGSAQQGLPVRTKIPGNVKMGNINLRRCLTHSMTLWNWFEDVQQGNWANKRRDFSLTIQDSTNTVQTRLQFSRGWVTNYKITDFHASKADMAIEELEIAFENFKRVASN
- a CDS encoding Pvc16 family protein, coding for MLIALLQTLAEILVGGTSLTSMEQIDFNIPGTRRDDSASPFLNLYLYDIRESIQVQSTGRQIDRRISEGGLSAANVSSLPIWFDVSLILTAWNRTALGEYHLLNEALTLLLRHRSLREEFLAPELRGFGNLFIHVAATPFIEAGSLWSALNVPLRPALYLTIAVPFEPDKTSVPLIWQRIVGLSAEVEKNGNSRMLHKRVSIACAVKSAVTNLPLAETKVTLMGTEKSATSNQEGLFFFENLRLGNYVVRLDCSGYLSQDCNILVDGNTFTFKEVFLTPV
- a CDS encoding phage tail protein, with protein sequence MAGQAEPLRGNTWYLTIDPYVPNSKMIFAINNLSRTVEAAGEQITGRNNKGVNRQSLPGLQNNPEPVEVKVIADGDTSLKDWFTKCNPQNGGVSQVSKNKGQGLVFLTDTQGQPKMQFTITNCYPIHHGLEGDLSAGANSVVVEHIRLMHEGIG
- a CDS encoding FHA domain-containing protein — translated: MMKVRVLNAETLGKINEVNLNFIPNENNEYIIGRSPKSGLVLDSLDVSRQHGKFFLRDGNYYYSDLGSINGSLVNDKLVETDQVYALKSGDVVRIGEFLLVMEETNEKNEEPEALPVTVLNMDWQAAMAAIKDRVVKPENEGLKVMAQDPEETHEVAEPVFSDGSQLLTKESEESTFIQPTEEVEVSEHSTETVINEDKEAIQAVNAQQIFNEDDNNISQPISQDSEEETPVSQISAETPEVVDEEDRKDDKQLQEEAIPTVDAQLPLAEDELDEDEDDNNISQPISQDSEEETPVSQISAETPEVVDEEDRKDDEQLQEEVIPTVDTQLPLAEDELDEDEGEDNLISQPVSQDSEEETPVSQISAETPEVVDEEDRKDDEQLQEEVIPTVDAQLPLAEDELDEDEGEDNLISQPVSQDLEEETPVSQTSAETLEVVDEEDRKDDEQLQEEVIPTVDAQLPLAEDELDEDEGEDNLISQPVSQDLEEETPVSQTSAETLEVVDEEDRKDDEQLQEEVIPTVDAQLPLAEDELDEDEGEDNLISQPVSQDLEEETPVSQTSAETLEVVDEEDRKDDEQLQEEVIPTVDAQLPLAEDELDEDEGEDNLISQPVSQDLEIINQEEYENLISVVNTQLTLDENEVSEETNIETQEVEDFDAIANTVEEAEKLSNEDKVDNSQATLDSDIEDASEEDSETSNQTPQLPKQALEILSKKYIALMAHDSKKSDLVDFVTQHKNFLFRCLTISTPGISEALFLKTGFATSQKTASVPAGGHQSIAALIGSGDILAVILLKDILPIQSQANEDALLRLCNANQVLVATNLPTAEAILLYIKNMVNAV